One genomic region from Salvia hispanica cultivar TCC Black 2014 chromosome 2, UniMelb_Shisp_WGS_1.0, whole genome shotgun sequence encodes:
- the LOC125204196 gene encoding phosphatidylinositol 4-kinase beta 1-like, translating into MARLLGLTRAFGEWAESPREVTRTIPTSESIGESGWLIRFFDSSFFCEWIAVSYLYKHDHPGVRDYLCNRMYTLPLSGIESYLFQICYMLIHKPSPSLDKFVIDICSRSLKIALKVQWFLMAELEDVDDNEGISRIQEKCQFAATLMGEWPPLIKPQTSWSSGFMSSSSNINSSSSSPIGKNQVLNRLLSSKQKLLSFTSSPPPSSTHPSRSMSFSPSSGISQDDGGKVLGSPDESNKIFKKFIPGAKVRDALLFRKSAEKEDEEPDKDGGFFKKLLRDSRDEDVRRSGDKNKEFVEETEKEGGFFKRLLRDSRDEDARKSLAKENEKDPEKEGGFFKRLLKDGRDEEMKKSVDRSKDEEEHDKEAGFFKRLLSSSRDEDVKQSVDKDDDESEKDGFFRRILSGKDEEEVSTSSDGFFKRLFREGKSDAEEKTLSRAPEDDEREGFFKKLFKDKFEDRKDGSDKFDDLERASKPGDDPDKEGFFKKLFKEKNEDKKDSEWNDEDRKGHANGEDEEQSEFALFRRSFRIHPEDSKASKANTNGHYSNTHESSPGTESFFRKLFKDRDRSVEDSELYGSRKNKVNSPGSPKQQKEKSNAKPPLPNSASLFRKGTYHESLDFVQTLCETSYGLVDIFPVEDRKSALRESLVEINAHIDDAQNSGGICFPIGRGMYRVVHIPEDEAVLLNSREKAPYLICVEVLKSEAPSNSKDGSNSQKLSRGGIPLANGDALLPKPPPWAYPLRTGQDMYHTGYDRMSRSTSEAIDQAMAQLWEAKVKFVRVNFSVEKQLDHAEPTATDAGWTREADCDSEWVRVVLSAEPGISMDDIVDQDLPRRKEHRRVPSTVAIEEVKAAALKGEAPPGLPLKGAGQDSSDAQPKVANGGDPKVSDALAGELWEVKRERICNASLYGKLPGWDLRSVIVKSGDDCRQEHLAVQLISHFYDIFQEAGLPLWLRPYEVLVTSSYTALIETIPDTASLHSIKSRFPNISSLRDFFVAKYEENSPSFKLSQRNFVESMAGYSLVCYLLQVKDRHNGNLLLDEEGHIIHIDFGFMLSNSPGGVNFESAPFKLTRELLEVMDSDAEGIPSEFFDYFKVLCIQGFLTCRKHAERIILLVEMLQDSEFPCFKGGPRTIQNLRKRFHLSLTEEQCVSLVLSLISSSLDAWRTRQYDYYQRVLNGIL; encoded by the exons ATGGCGAGGCTACTGGGATTGACGCGTGCCTTCGGCGAGTGGGCCGAGTCACCTCGCGAGGTGACGCGGACGATTCCAACCAGTGAGAGCATCGGTGAGAGCGGCTGGCTGATTAGGTTCTTCGATTCCTCCTTTTTCTGCGAATGGATCGCGGTCAGCTACCTCTACAAGCACGATCATCCTGGGGTGCGAGATTACTTGTGCAACCGGATGTACACTCTTCCTCTCTCCGGCATCGAGAGCTACTTGTTTCAAATTTGCTATATGTTAATCCACAAACCTAGCCCTTCACTCGATAAGTTTGTGATTGATATATGCTCGAGATCCCTCAAAATTGCGCTTAAAGTACAATGGTTTTTGATGGCGGAGTTGGAAGATGTAGATGATAACGAGGGGATTAGTAGGATTCAGGAGAAGTGCCAGTTTGCAGCTACTTTGATGGGTGAATGGCCTCCTTTGATTAAACCTCAGACGTCGTGGAGTAGTGGTTTTATGTCATCTTCTAGTAATATCAATAGTAGTAGCAGTAGTCCTATTGGTAAGAATCAGGTGCTGAATAGGTTGTTGTCTTCTAAACAGAAGTTGCTGTCATTCACATCTTCACCGCCTCCGAGTAGTACACATCCATCACGGTCTATGTCATTTTCACCCTCATCAGGGATATCTCAGGATGATGGTGGTAAGGTATTAGGATCGCCAGATGAGAGTAATAAGATTTTTAAGAAGTTCATCCCAGGGGCCAAGGTTCGTGATGCTTTATTGTTTAGGAAGTCGGCTGAGAAGGAAGATGAGGAGCCTGACAAGGATGGTGGATTCTTTAAAAAGTTGTTAAGAGATAGTCGGGATGAGGACGTGAGAAGGTCAGGGGATAAGAACAAAGAGTTTGTTGAGGAGACCGAGAAGGAAGGTGGGTTTTTCAAGAGGTTGTTGAGGGATAGTCGGGATGAGGATGCAAGAAAATCATTGGCTAAGGAGAATGAGAAAGATCCTGAGAAGGAAGGTGGGTTTTTCAAGAGATTGCTAAAGGATGGCCGGGATGAGGAGATGAAGAAGTCGGTGGATAGAAGTAAAGATGAGGAGGAGCATGACAAAGAGGCTGGTTTTTTCAAGAGGTTATTGAGTAGTAGTCGAGATGAAGATGTGAAGCAGTCAGTTGATAAGGATGATGATGAGTCGGAGAAAGATGGTTTCTTTCGCAGGATTTTGAGTGGTAAAGATGAGGAGGAAGTTAGCACTAGTTCAGATGGATTTTTTAAACGGTTGTTTCGCGAAGGTAAAAGTGATGCAGAGGAAAAAACTTTGTCCAGAGCTCCAGAAGATGATGAAAGAGAAGGATTTTTCAAAAAGCTGTTTAAGGACAAATTTGAGGACAGGAAGGATGGTAGtgataaatttgatgatttggaaAGAGCATCAAAGCCCGGTGATGATCCTGATAAAGAAGGATTTTTCAAGAAactatttaaagaaaaaaatgaagacaAGAAAGATTCGGAGTGGAATGATGAGGACAGGAAGGGACATGCAAATGGTGAAGATGAGGAGCAGTCAGAGTTTGCGTTGTTCCGTAGGTCGTTTCGTATTCATCCAGAAGACTCCAAAGCTTCAAAGGCGAATACCAACGGCCATTACAGTAATACGCATGAAAGCAGTCCTGGAACAGAGAGCTTTTTTCGGAAGTTGTTCAAGGATCGTGACCGTTCTGTTGAGGATTCTGAACTCTATGGCTCCAGAAAGAACAAAGTG AACTCTCCTGGCTCACCAAAGCAGCAAAAGGAAAAGTCAAATGCCAAACCTCCTCTGCCAAACAGTGCATCACTGTTTAGAAAAGGGACATATCATGAATCACTTGACTTTGTTCAAACATTATGTGAGACATCTTATGGCCTTGTTGATATATTTCCTGTTGAAGATCGAAAATCTGCTCTTCGTGAG TCGCTTGTAGAAATCAATGCACATATAGATGATGCACAAAACAGTGGAG GAATATGCTTTCCAATAGGAAGGGGTATGTATCGTGTGGTTCACATACCCGAAGATGAAGCTGTTCTTCTAAAttccagagaaaaggctcccTACTTAATCTGTGTTGAGGTTTTGAAGAGTGAAGCTCCCAG TAATTCTAAGGATGGATCAAATTCACAAAAGCTGTCCAGAGGAGGAATTCCATTGGCAAATGGAGATGCACTTTTGCCAAAGCCACCACCATGGGCGTATCCTTTGCGGACAGGGCAGGATATGTACCATACTGGTTATGATAGGATGTCCAGGTCTACCTCTGAAGCTATAGACCAAGCAATGGCTCAGTTATGGGAGGCCAAAGTGAAATTTGTTCGTGTTAATTTCTCAGTTGAGAAGCAACTGGACCATGCTGAGCCTACTGCTACTGATGCTGGCTGGACCAGAGAGGCTGACTGTGATTCAGAATGGGTAAGGGTTGTCTTGTCAGCTGAACCTGGGATTAGCATGGATGACATAGTGGACCAAGATCTGCCTCGCCGGAAGGAGCACCGCCGTGTTCCAAGCACTGTGGCTATCGAGGAAGTCAAG GCTGCTGCTTTGAAAGGAGAAGCACCTCCAGGGCTTCCTTTGAAAGGGGCTGGTCAGGATTCATCAGATGCACAACCAAAG GTTGCTAATGGGGGTGACCCCAAAGTCAGTGATGCATTAGCTGGTGAACTTTGGGAGGTTAAGAGGGAGAGAATATGCAACGCCTCATTGTATGGTAAACTACCTGGGTGGGATTTGCGTTCT GTGATTGTGAAGAGTGGGGATGACTGTAGGCAGGAACACCTGGCTGTACAACTTATTTCTCACTTTTATG ATATATTTCAGGAGGCTGGTCTCCCACTGTGGTTGCGCCCTTATGAAGTTTTAGTTACTTCTTCTTATACAGCTCTTATTGAAACCATACCTGACACG GCATCACTTCATTCAATCAAAAGTAGGTTTCCAAACATCTCAAGTTTGCGCGACTTCTTTGTTGCCAAGTATGAAGAAAATTCTCCTAGCTTCAAGCTCTCTCAG AGGAACTTTGTTGAAAGCATGGCCGGATACTCTCTAGTATGCTACCTTTTACAG GTGAAAGATAGGCACAATGGAAACTTGTTGTTGGATGAAGAAGGCCATATTATACACATAGATTTTGGTTTCATGCTTTCTAATTCACCTGGCGGTGTAAATTTTGAAAGTGCACCATTTAAACTAACCCGTGAACTTCTTGAG GTCATGGACTCTGATGCTGAGGGAATCCCGAGTGAATTTTTCGATTATTTTAAG GTTTTATGCATACAAGGTTTTCTAACGTGTCGCAAACATGCGGAGCGCATAATTCTTCTTGTCGAGATGTTGCAG GATTCCGAATTCCCTTGTTTCAAAGGTGGTCCCCGGACAATACAGAACTTGAGGAAACGGTTTCATCTTAGTTTGACAGAGGAG CAATGTGTGTCTCTGGTCCTTTCGCTGATCAGCAGTAGCTTGGATGCATGGCGGACGCGTCAGTATGACTACTACCAGAGAGTCTTAAATGGGATATTATGA